The DNA window GAAGGGGCGAGAGGGCTTCAATGAAGAGCGTGCTCACGTGCTTACAACCTGCCCATCCTTGCCTTGGCTGCAGAAGGCAATGAGACGGCAGTGCAGGAGCAGAAGAGAAGCTGTACACCCAGGAAAGTACGCAGTCTTCTGGTTGAATCGGCCATGAGCATCGCTACTGAACGGGAAGGCTGGTGTTGAGGGAATGCCAGAGACCGGCCTGGGCTTCCCGGCAGGCCCAACGCAGCCGCTGAGTTAGCGATAATATTGCTTCCATGGGTCAGACCCAACTGTGAAAGACCTGGGTGTAACCTGGTGCTCCTGGCGGTCACTGGCTGCCTCTGTTGCAATTTCCGTGGACtaaggagaaataaaacctgtGTTGGAGGGGGCTGTGGAGGAAGAGACCAGGAGAGCAGACGGTGCTTGGGAGCGCGGGGTAAAGGGATGTCGGAGAGGTTTGTGCAAGCGatgctggagggagctggcatGGGACAGGTCTCCTTGAAGATCTGGCTCCTCCAGCATGGGTGCGCAGGGACCTGGCTGCGGCAGGGTGCAGGCGCCATGGCAGAGTCCTGGGCACGGATCCATCTTCCACCTGTGGAGGAGGATGCCCTTACTGCCGCGTGCGTGGCATGGCTTGCGGCGCACGTGTGCCATCCCAGGGGCTGTCCTGGCAGCACGAAGAGCCTGCACCCGCCTCTGCCCTGGGGTGGCTCGGCATTCTCGCAGGGGGCTAGCGTCGGGCCGTGCCCAGGCGCGGCCCCCACGGTGTCTCCTacccaggcacagccctgctggCACTCGGAGAGGATTTTCAgggggcagccctgctcttgcCAGAGCCCGGAGCAGGGGGACAGGCGTAGAGGTCTGCGGCTTGCCCGGGTGGTGCCAGGGCAAGGCCTGGGGCACCGTGCCCAGGGAGCTTCGCTTGCTTTGGCACCTGGTACagaaggcaggagctgggaggtggCATTTTTCTGCTGGGGGGCTTTCAGCGATTTCTGATTCCCCTCCTTTTGGAAGCCCTTCCACTGGTAactggttttcctcctttctctccctatCTTCTAATCctatcttcttttcccttccctcttgctgTGCTTCTTCCCTCTGACCCCCCTGTTTCCCCTTACTCAATATCAGTTACTCGGTTTCCGTTGCAGGTGCAGCTGCTCCAAACATTCAGCCTGACACCCCTGCGTGGGGCATGGCTCGCGTTTTTATGGATTATTTTTCCTAGTTGGAgggggggagcgggcagccaGCCCCCCAACTCCCTGGGGCTGGAGTGTGTCCTGGTGCCACGGAGGGTCGGTCCTGCCCAGCCTGCAGGAGTGATGCCGGCTCTGCCCGCGGGCTGGTGTcaggggcagagccagccccatgGTGAACTCGCAGGACCGTGCCCGCAGCGTTTGCCCTTCACGTGTAGGAgggtggctggggaggctgctgggctTCCTCACCGGTGcaaatgttttcctgctgctgtcTTCTCATGGGTTATTTTCTACCGTCTCTTCCGGAAGTGGTTGAATTTTAGCAGTGCTTTGTTCTTGGCACTTGTGAGGTCTTTAGCTGTCTTGCAGGACAAACACGTGAATGTACAAAGTGTGCGTGTTAACAGCAACCTGGCATCCTCccctgtgcagcagcagagatAGACGGCGTGGTATATCGCATACCCACCGTGTCCTTGCTGCAGGATGCTCCGCAACCTTTGCGTGGTCCTCGCTGCAGTACGCATAGCTGTCTCAGCTGCCGAGCCTGTGGTCTTCTTTTACATTTCACAGGTAACCTTTTGCAGGTTACATTTTCTGAACCGCTTGGTTTCAGCGTTGCTGGAAACCTCTGCTAAATAATTGCTTCTGATGGGATTTGCCTGGAGAGCTGGAAAGGAAGGATGGACTTTGGAGTAAATCTGAGCTGCTGCATCTGGTAGGAAGGGGAAAGGGCCAAAAAgtagtttcttttcttgctcgCGCTCCTGGAAGTCTGACATAGTCTTAGGGCCTGTGGATGAAGCTGAGAGTGAAGCTGCTCAAAACACAGACCATAGCCTACCATGAAACCTCAGCCTTTGCTCATGGAGATTGCTAGAGCCAGCTGAAAGCAGGCGTCAGATCAGGGGGTCCCAGTTGGGTTGAACCAGCTGTGTTCCCCTGCCTCATGAGAGACGCCCCGACGGCTGTTAACGTGTCTGCTGGGAGCGTTGCTCCCGCTTCCGTACTTCCAACAAAGCTGCGGATATTGCAGGTATGTCAGTGAGCCACCGCCCGGAGCAAAACACGGTCCCTGCAGAGGATAGAGGGGCTTAGTCCCCGTCATGGCATCAGCCCCCTTATTTTCAGTCCCTTCCCTCCGTCAGCAAGTTGCCAGGCTCTTTGCATAGACCCTGCCTCAACTCTTgcatgaataataataatgaatttagTCCTCCCTGTTGGAGGCAGCTCAGCTTTCTGTTACTCATGCCAGCAGTCATCAGCAGTTAGGTAAAGTATGTTTGATGCTAACTCTTCTTGCTCCAATTGCAATGCAGGGCTCGGAGCATTGGGTATTTATAGAGAGAGAAACTCCTAGGCTGGAATCCATAGCTCTAAAGAAAGCTCTGGGAGTCAAGAAAGAAGAAGCCCATGCAGGTACCTCAGAGGTGAAAGCGAGTGCGAGCATATCAAAAGTGGAGATGGCAGTAGGGAAAGCCAAGGAAGCGGCaggccaggaagagccagcagatgCAGCCCTGGATACCCGGAGGAGAGCAAAAATGATCGCTAGTCCCGAGGATTTTGAGTCTGTCTGGGACGATGAGATCTATGAGAAGGAAAGCAGGGGGGAGCCCAGCCAGGAGGCAGAGCGCCCGCCAGCTCACAGTGCAGAGGAGCCCCAAGAGCAGGGCGAGGAAGCAACTACCCGTGAGCCGGGTCTGCCCAAGCCATGTCAGCAGCCTGAAGAGAGGCAAAGGTCCAAGATTTTGGGAGAAAGCGAAGTGGCCTCCAAGGAGCatgctcctgcagcctccaggaaGCAGGAGGCGAGAGTGCTGGCCACGGCCACAGAGCTCATTAAAATTAAAGTGAAGGCTAGTGACGACAGCTCGGAGACTTCTGCCACCCAGAGGATCATCTACTTAGGAGatccagaggaagaggagaaggacaGTAAAACACGCCAGCTCTCGGAGACTGATGGGCGGCTTGGCTTGGAGGAGAGCCCAGAAGCCACTGTGAACACATCCGGGGAGGGATCTGGGCATGTGGCACCTGTGACAGAAGGGTTCCAACCCCCTCCCTCAGCAAGGCAGCAACACAGCGCAGTGTCTGGAAAACCTGCTGAAGCATCGGAGCGGCCCCAGACAGGCTGTGATGGGACCAGCCTGGTGGGACGTCCCACCtcggggcaggaggaagggctgcTCCCGCAGCAAGAGAAGACCTCTGCGGGGCTGACAAGCTGCGAAGTGCCCGAGGGAGGTGAAGCTCTACTGTGTTCCCGAGAGGTGGGACCGGAGGAGATGGATCTGCAAAGCCCAGTGGGAGGCTTGAAACCCTGTGGCCTGGCAGAGGACGGCCGTGGGGCTGAGGAGCACAGAGGGGGCCCAGTACAGAGCCCGGACACCTGCACGGCAGTGGAGGGTCTCTCGGAAAGGATTGGAGCAGATGGCGACAAGGAGGAAAGCGCCAGAGTGGTTCTTCAGATGGAAGAGATAGAGACCAAGTCGCTTCCATCAGCCGTGCCTTGGCAGGGCCACCCTCACACCGCCGCGGGGTCGGAGGGGGATGAACCCAGCACTCCTGTCCCTACACCCTTTGCCCAGCAATCCAGGCCTGTCCCCGCAGAGCCAGCCCCGGGCACCGAGCCCGAGGGCAGAGACCCGTCCCAGGGCACCAGCCCTGTAAGAGGTGTGGGCATACCCAAGGATGTGAACCCCCCGGCGGAGGTGGCATGCGAGGAGGCAAGTCCTGGAGTAGGCAAAGGAGCACCCAAGGACATGAGCCCTGCAGCAGAGGTGGCAATCCACAGAGGTGCCAAACCTGAATCTGAAGAACAACCCCAAGACATGGGCTTTGCTAGATGGAAGCCACACCAAGGTGCAATTCCTGTTGCAGGAGGACCACCCCAAAACAcagatgctgcagcagagccgATCCATGTCAGAGACCCAGCCACAGGGAAGGTGTCCCAGGACATGGACCCTGTCGCAGCGAGAGCAACCCAGAGTAAAGTCCCTGGCACAGAAGAGGCGCTCCAGGAGGAGAAGCCCGTGATAAAAGAGCTCTTCCAGGGCATAGGGCCCACATCAGGGAAGATGACCAGAGATGAAGTCTCTGGGATGGAAGAATTATCCCAGGACAAAAGCCCTCGCATGGAAGAGCTGCCTCCCAAGGCAGAAGAACCAGAACAACAGACCGAGGCCATAATAAGGGACCTGCCCCAAGAGGGTCCCGTGGCTGGAGGGCTCCTTCCCACTGCAGATCCCAAAGCACAAGAGCCACCCCGAGACTTGGAGTTTAATGCGGGACAAGATCTACAGGGCAGGAGCCCTACGGCAGGAGAAAATATCAGGGACAGTGACCTTGCTCCAGGACAGCCATTGCAGGATAAGTCTCCTTCCAAAGAAGCTGCTGATGTCCCGCAGTCCCGCTCCCCTGTAGCAGGATTGTGTCAAGGAAGCAAGACGTCCCCGCTCTCTACCTTGATCTATGAAGGCGGGGGAGAGCTGCAAGCAAGCAGTGGGACACATCCAGTAGAGTCTGGGTCGTTGATGTGCGTGACTGGGAGGACAGGAGCTGTGTCCCAGGAGCATGGAGATGTCCCCGTGGCCCCAGGTAGCTGGCAGGACAGTGAGAGCTACAGGAAAACCTCAGTGGCCTCTAAGATTAAGATGTTCGAGCAAAGCGAAGCAGAGCAAAGCGCAGCCCAGGAGGACCAAGAGCGTGTGCCTGAAGCTGAGacatcagcaaaagcaaagggGAAGATGGGTCTGGGACAGGACATGCTTTTGAACACAGGCCTCACCTCACCACCGGCAATGCCAGTCACTCCGGTGGGACCTGCGTCTCGTGTGGGCTCCTTGGCCCTCAGGCAAGGGGCTAGCTCAGGAGACACCTCCCAGCCTCTCTCTTTGAAGGAAGATGTTTCTGTTGACCTGGAGCACGAAGGAGAAGACAGTGCTGACCTGGCCTCCCCCGACTCTGGCTGCGAACTCACACTGGCAGAAGCCGTGGTAACTCTTCCGATGAACTGTCCGGACGGAAAGTTCATGCGCATGTTGTGTGGCTCTTTATTATCATGTTCAGTGGCTCCTCACACATCCATTGACTGACGGCAGTCGCTTTGCATCCCCTGTCCTTTTATGTATGTGCGTGTGGTCAGGCTTATTTGCTGAATGCAGACCCGCTGGCCCGTTGGTTCATCAGCTTTTGTTTTGTgactgcccccacccccacccccccacccccgacatTTTGGCTCCCTGGAGAATGCCGGCTCGCTAAACCTGAGAGCGAGCACCCAAGCTTTATGTCCAGGAGCAAGGGAGAAGACGGGGGGTGGCTGAAGGAGCTGCGACTCTGCCACGGACACGCACACACTCCTAGCAGCAGCGTGCCCACGCTTCCAGCTTCACCCTTGCATTTCTTACGTTGATATCCCTTCTTGCTTAGCTCGCCGGcctcacccaccctcccctgTCTTGGGCAAGCTGGTGGCTGGATGATGAAATAGCTTTCTTTGCTCTCGTAAGCACTAGATCAGCTCCTGTAGAGTTCATTTCCTTACAACTAACCATTTTCTCTAATCCAGAGCAAATCTCAGGAACCaagtggggaagaaaaggatTTATCTGACCCGTCAGTAAAATCCAGCCTGAAAGAAGAGAATTTAAAGACTGCTGTTCCAGTGGTCTTCCAGGTCTCAGTGCTGTTTTACTAACTGCTTCTTACCGTAGTATGAAAGCTCACCTTAACCAGCTGAGGGCTGTGtgcttccagctcctctccccatggCAGAGCTGTTATGTCgatgtttacacacacacacacacacacgaaaacaCGTGTGCAGGTGTGTTCCTCTGGAGTTTGCTTGACACCCTGTTTCTCATACCTCTCAACATCCCAGCAGTGCCAAGGGAAGGTTGGGCTGGCACAGCCGGGCCCGTTGCGGGGCTGGCTCTGGGCTGCAAACGCTTGGAGCAGAGTccaggaggtgggattcctctgGCATCAGTGGGCTTAGACCTCTTCCTGAGGGAGAACTGCCTCAAGCGAAATGCAAAGGCCAGCACTGGGTCTAGGTTTCCCAAAGTCCAGCACGGCTCTAGATTTCCCATGGCTTCATGGCaaggtgtggggaggggggatgtgCCCTCTGATGGTGGAGTTGAGAGGTATGTCCACGTCTGGAGAAGAGCTATGGAGGGAGGTCATCCCTTGGCTCTGACCGTGCTGTCAATTGCACTGACCAAACACTCAACCAGGTCATCCCTAAGACTCACCCCCCGCTGCGTCAGGCCTCTGGAGGGGGGGTGCTGTGTTGGTGGCGCAGAttcttccccccgccctgccccggcacaggcagccgcccCGGTGCGCAGGGCCAGTGGGCAGTCCCGGTGGGGATggtcctcctgccctggggcgATGCTCCGCAGGGCCCACGCAGATGCTCAGTGGAATTGGCACATTCCTTCGCTTCTCCTTCGCTGTGCGTGGCTGATGGGGCCCTTTTCTTTCaaactcttctctctttctttccctttggttggttggttggttggttggtgttttttgggAGCCCAACCCCACTGACATCCGATGGCACTGGCGCCCGAGCCGTTTCTGAATGTCTCTTAACAGCCCTGTTGTTTTGCATACATCTGCTTCCACCGGGTGCGCTGACGTGCCTCCAAGCTGGCCAAGCTTTTCTGTGTGACTGACCCTTTTTTGAGATGATTAATTACCACTAGACTTTTGCCAAAACCAGATTGAAGaacccttctccccccaccccgcccctgCAAAGTCGCTACTGTCAGAAAGGTTTCAGTCTCCATGCTTGAGTTGTGTTTGACTCTACTCTGTGATGTTtgctgcagccttcctcctcctcctcctccttctcctcctcctcctcccttctcccctgtcGGCACTGCCAGCGTTGCCGCCCCACGCGGTGCTCACTGTCTCCGTCTCTCTCCGCCATTGTGTCTCATTCAGAGAGCGGGCTTGAGGGAGGGCGCCGAGGAGAAAGCTAAGCCACCTCGGCACAGGGCTCCCGAGAGTGACACCGGCGATGAGGAGCAGGACCAGGAGAAGGACTCGGTCTTTCTGAAGGACAACCACCTGGCCATCGAGCGCAAGTGCTCCAGCATCACGGTCAGTTCAACCTCCAGCCTGGAAGCAGAGGTGGACTTCACAGTGATTGGTGACTTCCACGGCACAGCCTTTGAGGACATCTCCCGGAGCCTGCCTGAGCTGGACAAGGACAAGAGTGAAACGGAAGATGAAGGTCTGGTTTCCTTCCAGCACACTGACAAAGTAGTTGCCGGACTGGAAGAGGATATCAAAGGCGGGGAGAAGgtctcccagcccagctcagatgTCTCCCAGCTAGAGGTACACAGGGACACCATTCCATTGAGACTGTCTCAGTGCCATCACGCCTCCATGTTCCTTGTCTGGGTGCCCAGTACTGCCTTGCTGGGGTGCACTCCCACATTGGTTTGGAAGAGCATGCCAGCTTTCAAACATCCCCAGGTTCCTGTCCGGTGTAGCTGTTTCCCCCCGATGCACGCTGTCGTCTGTGTTGCATGgctctgttgtgtgttttgtgcATCTGCTAACCGGGAGAAGTCACCGCCATCTCTTCATCCCCTGCCTTCGGCTGCCTACCCCGTCCCTCGCACCACTACAGCATGTCAGCAGCCGGGAAGGGCACGTGTCACTAACCAGCGGCTCTGTCCTTGTGTTTTGCATGAAGTCAGTGACCAGTTTGTGTAGTGAAGAGAAATGTGCTGCCAACTAACCTCTCTGGTCgtgccggggctgggaggggtttCCAGAGGAGCCTGGGGGAGCCTCTCCAGAGCTCGTGGAGGGTCGCTCCTATGCCGGGAGCGATTGTAACGGGGTTGAGAAAAATGCATGCGGCATGCGTGTGGGATTTGAATGTACGCCACAGGGAGAGGACGGTAGAGCCGGTCCCAGCTTGGACGAAATGCAGCCTTGCCTCTGCTCTGGGCCAGG is part of the Chroicocephalus ridibundus chromosome 12, bChrRid1.1, whole genome shotgun sequence genome and encodes:
- the EPB41L1 gene encoding band 4.1-like protein 1 isoform X3, with protein sequence MTTETGPGSEVKNAQEEAPQQQLEAAAATNPAGRDAEANEKPGAQSDARNTEPGTDMEEKDYSETDGLSDKTTPSKTQKSPQKTTKKVKSALCRVTLLDASEYECEVEKHARGQVLFDMVCEHLNLLEKDYFGLTFCDSDSQKNWLDPSKEIKKQIRSGPWNFAFTVKFYPPDPAQLTEDITRYYLCLQLRADIITGRLPCSFVTHALLGSYAVQAELGDYDAEEHVGNYVSELRFAPNQTRELEERIMELHKTYRGMTPGEAEIHFLENAKKLSMYGVDLHHAKDSEGIDIMLGVCANGLLIYRDRLRINRFAWPKILKISYKRSNFYIKIRPGEYEQFESTIGFKLPNHRSAKRLWKVCIEHHTFFRLVSPEPPPKGFLVMGSKFRYSGRTQAQTRQASALIDRPAPFFERSSSKRYTMSRSLDGEFSRPASVSENHDAGAEGEKQDEDGEFGSRRRSETEDEEVTTPTKIKELKPEHETTPRHKQEFLDKPEDVLLKHQASINELKRTLKEPNSKLVHRDRDRRLPSSPASSSPKHEDETPKGTPEKAGETMEEDTLDDFASEHGASLSMESFTQKSLVSSPEGSEHWVFIERETPRLESIALKKALGVKKEEAHAGTSEVKASASISKVEMAVGKAKEAAGQEEPADAALDTRRRAKMIASPEDFESVWDDEIYEKESRGEPSQEAERPPAHSAEEPQEQGEEATTREPGLPKPCQQPEERQRSKILGESEVASKEHAPAASRKQEARVLATATELIKIKVKASDDSSETSATQRIIYLGDPEEEEKDSKTRQLSETDGRLGLEESPEATVNTSGEGSGHVAPVTEGFQPPPSARQQHSAVSGKPAEASERPQTGCDGTSLVGRPTSGQEEGLLPQQEKTSAGLTSCEVPEGGEALLCSREVGPEEMDLQSPVGGLKPCGLAEDGRGAEEHRGGPVQSPDTCTAVEGLSERIGADGDKEESARVVLQMEEIETKSLPSAVPWQGHPHTAAGSEGDEPSTPVPTPFAQQSRPVPAEPAPGTEPEGRDPSQGTSPVRGVGIPKDVNPPAEVACEEASPGVGKGAPKDMSPAAEVAIHRGAKPESEEQPQDMGFARWKPHQGAIPVAGGPPQNTDAAAEPIHVRDPATGKVSQDMDPVAARATQSKVPGTEEALQEEKPVIKELFQGIGPTSGKMTRDEVSGMEELSQDKSPRMEELPPKAEEPEQQTEAIIRDLPQEGPVAGGLLPTADPKAQEPPRDLEFNAGQDLQGRSPTAGENIRDSDLAPGQPLQDKSPSKEAADVPQSRSPVAGLCQGSKTSPLSTLIYEGGGELQASSGTHPVESGSLMCVTGRTGAVSQEHGDVPVAPGSWQDSESYRKTSVASKIKMFEQSEAEQSAAQEDQERVPEAETSAKAKGKMGLGQDMLLNTGLTSPPAMPVTPVGPASRVGSLALRQGASSGDTSQPLSLKEDVSVDLEHEGEDSADLASPDSGCELTLAEAVSKSQEPSGEEKDLSDPSVKSSLKEENLKTAVPVVFQRAGLREGAEEKAKPPRHRAPESDTGDEEQDQEKDSVFLKDNHLAIERKCSSITVSSTSSLEAEVDFTVIGDFHGTAFEDISRSLPELDKDKSETEDEGLVSFQHTDKVVAGLEEDIKGGEKVSQPSSDVSQLESSAPKTDAVTVGLGPGVKKPEADGSAPHQVEGGTPGRDATATAHAGTTETALATSDHSTKAGKGAAPVTDLRSLSPITSGSAGKEVLTSIFSATAETLSTSTTTHVTKTVKGGFSETRIEKRIIITGDEDVDQDQALALAIKEAKLQHPDMLVTKAVVYRETEPSPEERDKKPQES
- the EPB41L1 gene encoding band 4.1-like protein 1 isoform X6 — translated: MTTETGPGSEVKNAQEEAPQQQLEAAAATNPAGRDAEANEKPGAQSDARNTEPGTDMEEKDYSETDGLSDKTTPSKTQKSPQKTTKKVKSALCRVTLLDASEYECEVEKHARGQVLFDMVCEHLNLLEKDYFGLTFCDSDSQKNWLDPSKEIKKQIRSGPWNFAFTVKFYPPDPAQLTEDITRYYLCLQLRADIITGRLPCSFVTHALLGSYAVQAELGDYDAEEHVGNYVSELRFAPNQTRELEERIMELHKTYRGMTPGEAEIHFLENAKKLSMYGVDLHHAKDSEGIDIMLGVCANGLLIYRDRLRINRFAWPKILKISYKRSNFYIKIRPGEYEQFESTIGFKLPNHRSAKRLWKVCIEHHTFFRLVSPEPPPKGFLVMGSKFRYSGRTQAQTRQASALIDRPAPFFERSSSKRYTMSRSLDGEFSRPASVSENHDAGAEGEKQDEDGEFGSRRRSETEDEEVTTPTKIKELKPEHETTPRHKQEFLDKPEDVLLKHQASINELKRTLKEPNSKLVHRDRDRRLPSSPASSSPKHEDETPKGTPEKAGETMEEDTLDDFASEHGASLSMESFTQKSLVSSPEGSEHWVFIERETPRLESIALKKALGVKKEEAHAGTSEVKASASISKVEMAVGKAKEAAGQEEPADAALDTRRRAKMIASPEDFESVWDDEIYEKESRGEPSQEAERPPAHSAEEPQEQGEEATTREPGLPKPCQQPEERQRSKILGESEVASKEHAPAASRKQEARVLATATELIKIKVKASDDSSETSATQRIIYLGDPEEEEKDSKTRQLSETDGRLGLEESPEATVNTSGEGSGHVAPVTEGFQPPPSARQQHSAVSGKPAEASERPQTGCDGTSLVGRPTSGQEEGLLPQQEKTSAGLTSCEVPEGGEALLCSREVGPEEMDLQSPVGGLKPCGLAEDGRGAEEHRGGPVQSPDTCTAVEGLSERIGADGDKEESARVVLQMEEIETKSLPSAVPWQGHPHTAAGSEGDEPSTPVPTPFAQQSRPVPAEPAPGTEPEGRDPSQGTSPVRGVGIPKDVNPPAEVACEEASPGVGKGAPKDMSPAAEVAIHRGAKPESEEQPQDMGFARWKPHQGAIPVAGGPPQNTDAAAEPIHVRDPATGKVSQDMDPVAARATQSKVPGTEEALQEEKPVIKELFQGIGPTSGKMTRDEVSGMEELSQDKSPRMEELPPKAEEPEQQTEAIIRDLPQEGPVAGGLLPTADPKAQEPPRDLEFNAGQDLQGRSPTAGENIRDSDLAPGQPLQDKSPSKEAADVPQSRSPVAGLCQGSKTSPLSTLIYEGGGELQASSGTHPVESGSLMCVTGRTGAVSQEHGDVPVAPGSWQDSESYRKTSVASKIKMFEQSEAEQSAAQEDQERVPEAETSAKAKGKMGLGQDMLLNTGLTSPPAMPVTPVGPASRVGSLALRQGASSGDTSQPLSLKEDVSVDLEHEGEDSADLASPDSGCELTLAEAVSKSQEPSGEEKDLSDPSVKSSLKEENLKTAVPVVFQRAGLREGAEEKAKPPRHRAPESDTGDEEQDQEKDSVFLKDNHLAIERKCSSITVSSTSSLEAEVDFTVIGDFHGTAFEDISRSLPELDKDKSETEDEGLVSFQHTDKVVAGLEEDIKGGEKVSQPSSDVSQLESSAPKTDAVTVGLGPGVKKPEADGSAPHQDHSTKAGKGAAPVTDLRSLSPITSGSAGKEVLTSIFSATAETLSTSTTTHVTKTVKGGFSETRIEKRIIITGDEDVDQDQALALAIKEAKLQHPDMLVTKAVVYRETEPSPEERDKKPQES
- the EPB41L1 gene encoding band 4.1-like protein 1 isoform X5, which encodes MTTETGPGSEVKNAQEEAPQQQLEAAAATNPAGRDAEANEKPGAQSDARNTEPGTDMEEKDYSETDGLSDKTTPSKTQKSPQKTTKKVKSALCRVTLLDASEYECEVEKHARGQVLFDMVCEHLNLLEKDYFGLTFCDSDSQKNWLDPSKEIKKQIRSGPWNFAFTVKFYPPDPAQLTEDITRYYLCLQLRADIITGRLPCSFVTHALLGSYAVQAELGDYDAEEHVGNYVSELRFAPNQTRELEERIMELHKTYRGMTPGEAEIHFLENAKKLSMYGVDLHHAKDSEGIDIMLGVCANGLLIYRDRLRINRFAWPKILKISYKRSNFYIKIRPGEYEQFESTIGFKLPNHRSAKRLWKVCIEHHTFFRLVSPEPPPKGFLVMGSKFRYSGRTQAQTRQASALIDRPAPFFERSSSKRYTMSRSLDGEFSRPASVSENHDAGAEGEKQDEDGEFGSRRRSETEDEEVTTPTKIKELKPEHETTPRHKQEFLDKPEDVLLKHQASINELKRTLKEPNSKLVHRDRDRRLPSSPASSSPKHEDETPKGTPEKAGETMEEDTLDDFASEHGASLSMESFTQKSLVSSPEGSEHWVFIERETPRLESIALKKALGVKKEEAHAGTSEVKASASISKVEMAVGKAKEAAGQEEPADAALDTRRRAKMIASPEDFESVWDDEIYEKESRGEPSQEAERPPAHSAEEPQEQGEEATTREPGLPKPCQQPEERQRSKILGESEVASKEHAPAASRKQEARVLATATELIKIKVKASDDSSETSATQRIIYLGDPEEEEKDSKTRQLSETDGRLGLEESPEATVNTSGEGSGHVAPVTEGFQPPPSARQQHSAVSGKPAEASERPQTGCDGTSLVGRPTSGQEEGLLPQQEKTSAGLTSCEVPEGGEALLCSREVGPEEMDLQSPVGGLKPCGLAEDGRGAEEHRGGPVQSPDTCTAVEGLSERIGADGDKEESARVVLQMEEIETKSLPSAVPWQGHPHTAAGSEGDEPSTPVPTPFAQQSRPVPAEPAPGTEPEGRDPSQGTSPVRGVGIPKDVNPPAEVACEEASPGVGKGAPKDMSPAAEVAIHRGAKPESEEQPQDMGFARWKPHQGAIPVAGGPPQNTDAAAEPIHVRDPATGKVSQDMDPVAARATQSKVPGTEEALQEEKPVIKELFQGIGPTSGKMTRDEVSGMEELSQDKSPRMEELPPKAEEPEQQTEAIIRDLPQEGPVAGGLLPTADPKAQEPPRDLEFNAGQDLQGRSPTAGENIRDSDLAPGQPLQDKSPSKEAADVPQSRSPVAGLCQGSKTSPLSTLIYEGGGELQASSGTHPVESGSLMCVTGRTGAVSQEHGDVPVAPGSWQDSESYRKTSVASKIKMFEQSEAEQSAAQEDQERVPEAETSAKAKGKMGLGQDMLLNTGLTSPPAMPVTPVGPASRVGSLALRQGASSGDTSQPLSLKEDVSVDLEHEGEDSADLASPDSGCELTLAEAVSKSQEPSGEEKDLSDPSVKSSLKEENLKTAVPVVFQRAGLREGAEEKAKPPRHRAPESDTGDEEQDQEKDSVFLKDNHLAIERKCSSITVSSTSSLEAEVDFTVIGDFHGTAFEDISRSLPELDKDKSETEDEGLVSFQHTDKVVAGLEEDIKGGEKVSQPSSDVSQLESSAPKTDAVTVGLGPGVKKPEADGSAPHQVGTTDAAQDHSTKAGKGAAPVTDLRSLSPITSGSAGKEVLTSIFSATAETLSTSTTTHVTKTVKGGFSETRIEKRIIITGDEDVDQDQALALAIKEAKLQHPDMLVTKAVVYRETEPSPEERDKKPQES
- the EPB41L1 gene encoding band 4.1-like protein 1 isoform X7, which produces MTTETGPGSEVKNAQEEAPQQQLEAAAATNPAGRDAEANEKPGAQSDARNTEPGTDMEEKDYSETDGLSDKTTPSKTQKSPQKTTKKVKSALCRVTLLDASEYECEVEKHARGQVLFDMVCEHLNLLEKDYFGLTFCDSDSQKNWLDPSKEIKKQIRSGPWNFAFTVKFYPPDPAQLTEDITRYYLCLQLRADIITGRLPCSFVTHALLGSYAVQAELGDYDAEEHVGNYVSELRFAPNQTRELEERIMELHKTYRGMTPGEAEIHFLENAKKLSMYGVDLHHAKDSEGIDIMLGVCANGLLIYRDRLRINRFAWPKILKISYKRSNFYIKIRPGEYEQFESTIGFKLPNHRSAKRLWKVCIEHHTFFRLVSPEPPPKGFLVMGSKFRYSGRTQAQTRQASALIDRPAPFFERSSSKRYTMSRSLDGEFSRPASVSENHDAGAEGEKQDEDGEFGSRRRSETEDEEVTTPTKIKELKPEHETTPRHKQEFLDKPEDVLLKHQASINELKRTLKEPNSKLVHRDRDRRLPSSPASSSPKHEDETPKGTPEKAGETMEEDTLDDFASEHGASLSMESFTQKSLVSSPEGSEHWVFIERETPRLESIALKKALGVKKEEAHAGTSEVKASASISKVEMAVGKAKEAAGQEEPADAALDTRRRAKMIASPEDFESVWDDEIYEKESRGEPSQEAERPPAHSAEEPQEQGEEATTREPGLPKPCQQPEERQRSKILGESEVASKEHAPAASRKQEARVLATATELIKIKVKASDDSSETSATQRIIYLGDPEEEEKDSKTRQLSETDGRLGLEESPEATVNTSGEGSGHVAPVTEGFQPPPSARQQHSAVSGKPAEASERPQTGCDGTSLVGRPTSGQEEGLLPQQEKTSAGLTSCEVPEGGEALLCSREVGPEEMDLQSPVGGLKPCGLAEDGRGAEEHRGGPVQSPDTCTAVEGLSERIGADGDKEESARVVLQMEEIETKSLPSAVPWQGHPHTAAGSEGDEPSTPVPTPFAQQSRPVPAEPAPGTEPEGRDPSQGTSPVRGVGIPKDVNPPAEVACEEASPGVGKGAPKDMSPAAEVAIHRGAKPESEEQPQDMGFARWKPHQGAIPVAGGPPQNTDAAAEPIHVRDPATGKVSQDMDPVAARATQSKVPGTEEALQEEKPVIKELFQGIGPTSGKMTRDEVSGMEELSQDKSPRMEELPPKAEEPEQQTEAIIRDLPQEGPVAGGLLPTADPKAQEPPRDLEFNAGQDLQGRSPTAGENIRDSDLAPGQPLQDKSPSKEAADVPQSRSPVAGLCQGSKTSPLSTLIYEGGGELQASSGTHPVESGSLMCVTGRTGAVSQEHGDVPVAPGSWQDSESYRKTSVASKIKMFEQSEAEQSAAQEDQERVPEAETSAKAKGKMGLGQDMLLNTGLTSPPAMPVTPVGPASRVGSLALRQGASSGDTSQPLSLKEDVSVDLEHEGEDSADLASPDSGCELTLAEAVRAGLREGAEEKAKPPRHRAPESDTGDEEQDQEKDSVFLKDNHLAIERKCSSITVSSTSSLEAEVDFTVIGDFHGTAFEDISRSLPELDKDKSETEDEGLVSFQHTDKVVAGLEEDIKGGEKVSQPSSDVSQLESSAPKTDAVTVGLGPGVKKPEADGSAPHQVGTTDAAQVEGGTPGRDATATAHAGTTETALATSDHSTKAGKGAAPVTDLRSLSPITSGSAGKEVLTSIFSATAETLSTSTTTHVTKTVKGGFSETRIEKRIIITGDEDVDQDQALALAIKEAKLQHPDMLVTKAVVYRETEPSPEERDKKPQES